A region of the Emys orbicularis isolate rEmyOrb1 chromosome 6, rEmyOrb1.hap1, whole genome shotgun sequence genome:
ACAAACAGCCACACACGCATACATGGAGACATGCAAACCGCACACAGGTGTATGTGCACAGATGTATAACTAGCTATACACACATCCGCATAGGCTGCTCTAACCCCCCCGCGcgctgcatccctgctcctccgcctacctcccagccgCGGCCAaacagggggaggaggcagggccggggtggggatttggggaaggggttggaatattggcagggagggggcggagttgggatggggactttggggaaggggcggggcatcctggaaggggtggagtgggggcaggggaagagggggttGAGCACCTGTGGGAAGGcggggaagtcagcgcctatgcacatCTAGACACGAATAGACACACTTGTATTCCCACTGCACATGTCATACACATCTACATGCACACATATACATGTAGGTGTATATCTGtctaatgctgacagaccctgggcATCGgcaggtgggatcgaacctgggacctcagtgcatgagcctctaccgcatgagctaaaagccaactggctgttagctaaggctgtagagcagactcattttacctctctctctaagtggtctcggtgccactaaatGAGACACAACACCATATCCAGACAGGGCCGGATTAattttttgtgggcccggcaccaaacatatttgtgggcccctctggggaatgaaggggccaggggcaagagcacagcgggcagggtggatttgatttaaatgatGATTTAAATCTCTAGTCAGGCAGACTCTATTTAATCATGGTTTCCTacgtaaaagtgcattcttgttggttgttataaccttaatacatatttttcACAACACAGAGATAgaagtaggtttcatttttagaaggtacacactatacatttttaaacagtggtttattttgaaaacttttcagatgagttttacagctatatcagaaaatgaatgattgtttggttatttcatttaccaacgGTAATTGAagtagatatttatgaagtcattgggagatgaactatctgcaattcaacaggttaatcattaatatttggaggattttcttgccaggctgtattaggaggagaacatcaccagacagacatttaaattgttttatttaactaaaacaacaacgttaagtattctggatttttttcttcaacggcaaacataatattttaacaaaaaagcatatgttccctcgcttctcacatttatctccagacttcttctccttgtccagatctattccacccccaacaatcttctattcattgaactttttgaaacttttcacttttagagagaggtaagggattgactctgtgtacacaaatttgcagagggacaatagcattgaggtctgttatttctcacctctatatattatttatttatttaaaacatttttgctgttaacaagcatgttagctctggagacacaaattcacagtttgagaactgcaaaactaagcatctctgatggtatcttctagattgagcattgagtcccattgggtagatagaaagattaacctaaataatctatacagaagcctgtggaatcccataagattgggtccccaatccatgaactattggaactcatttacaaaatttttcttaaacattatatgaatatattgtctcatactatagaattagaatttataaaccctattccatgatgagacatAATGTatgttaattaaaactatctttagataggttttttcctcaaaaagcattttatcaaaatgtgttttaaataaaaaaatccgatattttgattttctaaaaaaaatcattgatttttatccaccctgacagtggtgcatggtggggggaggggaaggattggtccccagctggagcgaggcaggggccaggggcaaaagCACAGCGGGGCGGGAGCTAGGGTTGGCCCCTGAagcaagggaggggctgggggtaaactgcaagctcagcaggggtggggagggggtaaacaggatccccacccccacccctgcccacatagagcgggtacctaccttctccctggttccagcccattctcttcatctctctctgcactgagctgcccctcctccagtgtgacaaagtgggaatgttcttaatgttctctctgaatactgtgtgggtgcctcagtttcccctatgcatttcttaagtatctaggtggtgggataagagtgtgtgattgttgcagagccctaggcaggtgtgatgctgtctgcacagagagtggctgacaggggtgcagggtctggccaggagttagggtgagggagggggcttagggttggggcaggaggttgggggtgtggagcgcttacctggggcagctcctgtttggtgcaaggGGTACAGGTGGgaatgtgtggggggggtgcaggagctcccgtttggtgctcaggatgggggtgagtatgtgagggggtgcaggagtcagggctggggttatgggtgtgtgtgcggggttcaggagtcagggcaggaggctgagaggtgtgagggggtgcaggagtcagggctgggggtgtgggctggggtcgtgtgagtgctcccagccctgccctgagcagctcacggcaggaggttggagggggtatgccccgattccacccccttccccaaggtcccgcccctgccttttctccgcctcctcctctgaCCAGCGAGGGCACTGccgccctgctcctccccctccctcgcgccggcaaacagctgttcagcggcgggggaagcgctgggaaggggaggggcaggaacgcggcatgctcgggggaggaggtggaggaggagcttggctgcctgcggagcctgccctgctgcagcaggagcctgcaggaccaagcttctgcccgcTGCCCtcgcaggagggggcggggggcggagaagagggggccaggccagggccccTTTGGAGCGTGGGCCCGGCGCCAGTGGCGCCATGGTAAACCAGTACtgcacccagaaggtgtgtgggttacatatgcacACTCATACACACGCTATATGTGAATGTATGGATATGTACACGCACTACATACTCGCCTAAACACGCACACACTGGGccatgtgctggctgctgccctttgCGGTGGTGGGAACACACCTGAAATGCCTGGTGAATGCGGGAGGGACATGGCTCATTTACCTGGGAGGGCTGCTCCTCTCACTATGGTGCAAAATGGCGCATGGCACACAGTCCACATGCTCCCATCATAGGGAAGGACCCTTGCACGGTCACTGCTGCAGTATGGATGGAGGCTTGGCAATGGGGCCCAGGAGATGTAGGAAACATAAAAGGTCTGGAGAGATCCCTGGTGAGGGGTGCAGGTTGTAGCCCAATAAGACCCCCAGTGATTTCTGAGCACTGTACTCCAGTAAAGCCATACAGGCAAACAACTCCTAGAGAACTGTGATCTCCATGAGCTACCAATGCACCTCTGAGGGTGGTAATAGTGTTGCCAAGTCTCCTGATTTATCTATGagttttgtgattttttaaaaaaaaatgtttttcagtaAGCGCAGCTCTTGATCCAGAGATATGATTAtatgggaatctcagctttctcgGGTTTGTTTTAAAGTAAGATTCTAGCCCTCATGAGTGTGGAGAAAAACTGGAACATGTGTCCCAGTAcaccctaaagactcaaaaagaacccaacatgtatttttaaaatctcattatttttaggCCTATCTCATTATTGAGGTCTGTCTCGTAATTTTTGAATGATTACAGTGACAATACTGAGGTGCTGTTATAGCTGCAAGTATCAGCCGTGCTTTGGTTCATGGGTATACATGTGGTGCATGTGCTCGCTCACATCATTAAATCCCTTTGTTCAGCCTACTGACTCAGCAATGCATTAGATTAACAAGTCCCTACTTGGGGTACCTAGAAGAGAGCCAGCAGGCAATGAGGACAGTGCATTACACATCACCACATACTCCAGGGCTGACTCTAGCCCACCGTTCCTTCTTGGTTGGGCTGCCGAGCAGAGGAGCATCAGTTAAAACAGTTGCAGCATTCACTTTTGAATGGCAGAGGTGTTTTTCAATCTTGGGAACACTTTGCAGAGAAATTTAATATTTTAGGGGAAGAAAGGTACTGTTATATTTCACACAACCATGAGTTACATAGGGTGACTGTGACCAAAAGCACCCCATAGTCACatcctacacactactgtaataatctttgtacaaaatatgccttgtgaggtattatttgaaaactaataatttgctggtcaataatctcctggtgaaatgtgtgtagcagcATTATATGGGAAGTTATGAAATCCCCCTGTATAATGTTATTAGCACACATTCaaaaccacacagccctgcctAGGTAAAGgttgttaaacaggtctatcctaaacaGAGGAATGTGTGTTTTACCTCCATTTACATATCAATAGTAAAGTGGGTCCTCAAGATAGCAGGGAGAGGAATTGACAGAAGATGAAGCAAATTTGCATTTCTGCAAACACAGATGGGAAGAAAGATGCCTCCTTCATCACCCTACTCCATATTGCCtcctttactgtttgaataatctttgctttgaggggtaatcttcagaagaatccacttcatgggttcactagaccaggggtcagcaacctttcagaagtggtgtgctgagtcttcatttattcactctaatttaaggtttcgcgtgccagtaatacattttaacgtttttaggtctctttctatatgtctataatatataactaaactattgttgtatgtaaagtaaataaggtttttaaaatgtttaagaagcttcatttaaaattaaattaaaatgcagagccccccagaccggtggccaggacccgggcagtgtgagtgccactgaaaatcagcctgcgtgccgccttcggcacgcgtgccataggttgcctacccctgcactagactataaaagaaaggagCAGAGAACTCCAAGTAATcgctctctttcacctaagaaaacaAAGGCACTAATAGCTTTGGGCCTTGGGGAGAGATCCTTACCAAGGAAAGGGTCAATcgccatcttgctggaagactgtgCGTGAGAGAGGCGATCTTGAACAAagccttgctagattaagttttagacttgtGGAtgcgtgttttcacttttatttgcttataaccatttctaactttctcTCTcatacttgaattcacttaaaatcctatcttcttttgttaataaacctgttttattgtttttaaatctaaaccAATCCAATGCTGTGTTTAGACTGAACTGTTTGGtgactccagttaaagtagcaaactgttgaatattgactaTTTACAGGAGCAACAAACCTTTAATATCGGaactgtccaggaaagggctggacagtgcagatcACCTGATTTTGGAAAatgtgggactgggagtgtgttggggtcaccctgcaagtagtaaccaaggctggtggaagccagagtgtgactggtgtgttgctgacaggctgctggggtcatagctgctggaccagggctgtagcTGTATACAGAccctcagggtgtgacctgcatggtGGTAGACTGTGAGCAGCTCAGGTTGGGAAGTACAACAGCAAAGTATTGTGAGGCatccagggttacagggcaggctgTGATACAACCCCTCACTCATCTGGATTgaaccccagaatgtgacagtgACTACAAGTTTACAGAGGGTGTGCACACTGGATCAGTATCTAAGAGGCAGCAGGACCTAGTGGATAGAGTCCGGCCTGGGAACTCAGGAGACAGGGGTTCTCTTTCTGGTGTTCTGAGTAgctttggacaaatcacttaaagtctctgtgcttcagtttcctcagtctgtaaaatggggatagcaatgtttatttcctttgtaaagtgctttgagatctgtgtaTGAAAAGTGCCATGTAAGAGTTAGGTATTATTCACACATCATTAACTCAGCTCTCAAAGTCCTGTCCCAATATGCACCAGGCTCAGCATAAACTTGAAGAGAAGGATTCTCTGGACACAGTCTTTGGAGGTAGCTTTAACTATCTATGGCTATGACCCTGAAAGCTGTGCCTCGCAGGCAGAACCCTGAGCTTACCTGAAGGCCCTCTGAACTcacattgcaggatcaagtcctaagTCATTATCAGAAATGCagaatttcatatttttttaaaaaaaatatatgattTTGATCTCATTGGCAGTTATTTTGTCTGGTTTAGTTTGTACACATAAAATTCAACAAGCAATTGAAAGGAAGCTCAAGGTGTATATGTGCACTTGTGAGAAAGAATTAAACCTTCACACACAATTAAAATGTATCAGCTGCATATAATTTCACAGTTGCAGATGCTTTATTCACAGCCCATAGATTGAAAACAATATCTAGAATGTGTAATACAGGAGTCCAGTGTGCTCTCTCCAGCTGCAGAGTGTGGTTTTGGAGGGGGCATGCGCTTTATTTGCTGGTAAACAGAGAAAATTGATGGCATGGGGTGAGAATTGATGCCCGCATTTCCATCTTTCTAAGGAACAAAGTAAAAACCCTCTCAGGGGGAGAGAGCGATTTGGTAAATTATCAATGGCAGTAGGGGCTAAGTCTGTAAAACAGGTACCATTTTCTTGGATAAGATGATTTGATTTTCTCCCTACATTTTAGGATTAAAGTGTGCAGTGGAGCCCATAGTTTGAACCCACATGATTTCCAGTTTCCTTTACGGGGTTAGGATTTTTCCTTTTTCAGTCCCCCTAGAGGGACAGGGTGGTGGTGTATTCCCACACCCTAGTACGTGTAGCTGGCAGTGAAAAGGGACTGTTTCGCAGCTGCATCACTCTTTCCAGAGACAATATATTGTCCTTTGGATGCTAACCCATtaatctgaaaaaacaaaaaggagggagaaacagttaGTTACGcagaggaaaattaaaaaaaaaaaacagggagaaATAAAGAACACAGGGAAATAGGGAGTGCTTTTGTGAATTCCCAAACAAAATTTACAAGGGGGATTGGAGAATTTAGGAAACAGATAAGATAAAGACTGTTATACTTCTAAGCAGAATGCTAGTGATCAAAAGTTATTGCTATCTGATAGCTGTGTGTTGGCCTATATAAAAGACAAATTTACCCGTATTGTAAAAATGTCCACAGAAATTACCTTTAATTAGCATCctagttggcagtctcagcaaagagACTGAAGATCGACTGGGTAAGGAGAATAAACCGCCCACTTATTCTTACTGATGTCTCCAGAATAGATTTGAGGACTATTATTGGGGCTTtgaggggaagcttgcactgcagtTTCCTGTGATAGACCTGTGTGTGGGGCCGTCATCCTTGGATGAACATGAAACACAAGGATGGATCAAAGCAACAGGAATCTTTAAAACTTGGGGAACATGTCCCCATTTATCACACCATGTGTTGTACAGTATTTCTCTGAAGTAGGGTAATTGTTCTTTTAAAGACCTGGACTTAGAACTGGAAGGTCTGGCGTCGGCTCAGTCATGATGATGAAGTGAAGGTCCCATACCTGTGCCCGTTTGCAAAATGCCTCCTGCGTAGCCTTCTTGTTCTCAGGTTTGCCAGACCATGCAGCAAGTGCTGATGCCTGCAGAGCCCGTCCATATGAGAAGGTCAGCTTCCAGGGTTTGGGCAAAGGGCACTGGTTGATAGCACTGAGGTTGAGAGAAGCTTCCTCTTCACTTTGGCCTCCAGACAGGAAGCAGATTcctgcaggaggggaaaaaaaagaagttaTAAGTTTAGAGACCACTGATTCACTCTAATGTCCTGAGATGAAGCAGAATCTTGTAGTGGAGGCAGCAGGAACATAAAGAATCACATATCACAAATCATGGTTTTCCCAAAGAAGGCATTTAGGTGAGACTGAAGAGAATTAGGTCAACTGTATATCCATAGATATTGTATCCTATCAGTCCTCAGTGAGATTGCATATGATGCCCAATCAAATCTACCACTGGTGTCTGCTATTTGGTCCATAACTGGAGATGCAACAAATTCTCTTAAAAATCTATCAATGCAACAACAACACAACCCAGCCCCCtgggaacagaacaggtcattAAATGGAAGCAAATGGAGACCTATATCTTAGACTAAACAGGGGAGACATTGtggtctgacccctccccccaaggtctTACTGCACCTCAGTACATGAGACTTGATGGTTTCAGATCACGATAGGTCCTACAAGCAACCCCAATAAGCATTTGAGGCACTTGGATGGATGATCcttgtgtgacgttgtgcagtctacatggttttataaaaacatgataataagtgaatataatgtaactgggatagttttataaaaaatttgataataagtgactataatgcaaatgggatatgctttgtgcaaaaggtctcttgtaaggtatcattacaaagctcataatctactgagtgtgatcatcctatttgtagaaatgtaccattcttgtatctaaaactagaaatataaaatgtaactctgagggcctattgtaattatgtaaagtgtgggccattaatgatggtttggaatcttgatgactcccattgtctgcagatggctgtttacctgtgagtctccctgtatatgtgtgtgctggcaagtgagtaatgaagtcttgcagtgacatgtgatcatgtcacctgaactggaatccatctttaacctggtgcttttccagtgaggggagggggtggaaacccagagagacaaagggttcccgccttatgcaaaagatatataaaggggtggaagagaacagagagggagaggagccatcatggagaatcccctagataacacctaagctggaacaaaagctgtaccaggggaaagaattgtgcccaggcctggaaggtgtccagtctgagaaaaacttactgaagcatctctgagggtgagattatctgtatttagtttgattaggcatagatttgcgcattttattttattttgcttgtgacttactttgttctgtctgttactactttgaaccacttaaatcctactgtctgtatttaataaaatcactttttatttagtaatttactcagagtatgtattaatacctgggggagcaaacaactgtgcatatctctctatcagtgttctagagggcgaacaatttatgagtttgccctgcataaactttatgcagggtaaaacggatttatctgggtttagaccccattgggagttgggcatctgagtgctaaagacaagcacactcctgtgagctggttttcaggtaaacttgcagctttgggacaagtgattcagaccctgagtctttgttagagcagactggagtgtctggctcagcaagacagggtgctggaatcctgagctggcagggaaaacagaagcaggggtagtctttgcacattgggtggcagctcccaagggggtttctgtgatccaacccgtcacagtggcgtagtcgagcaggatctgtgcacagctgattgctttgagatactggtagtgattttaagtaagttttaagtgtggtggctggagaacagacaaagtggttactggtttgttattttctgtttgcttatttcgggaaagggaagtagggacagaaaaggaaacaaaataagtaagaatgaagatgaaaagaagctaaaactacacaagtttcaaattgcccagaaagactgaacaatgggtgctgggaatgtctctgttaactaagaagcccctgagctgagtgatctcagtttcagtgaactgcagatgggtgtggcccaacctctgtctgtgctgaagctgactggagtgtctaatttagcaagacaggagtggaggggtgcctgttctggcaggagggtgttctctgtggtatcccagctcatcgagtggtgGTCTCAAGGAAAGACAAATGGAaactgatgtacaatttgcctgggaaaaggctgacctgaaaaaagaaaaggctgcccaccaacctggacttaagaaacaaagcaattaagacccagaagcatgacctggctgtaatggagtggaagaggtgcacagagacatgtatcctggagctggaagttggggtcctggtgactgctgcggtgggaacaaaccccaaggactctagctggaagcaaacccaacctgagtgaaaggggggggattttgctggccagcgaaaggtccctcatagctggtagctgtgagcctacagctgggtcagggtctctttcccttttgggggacacaggagtgtctgccccataggggagcccaaaaacgaattttaggtatactgcctccgccatggtcactgtccaagtctctggcagtaagttcaggaggagggtgtgacgttgtgcagtctacatggttttataaaaacatgataataagtgaatataatgtaactgggatagttttataaaaaatttgataataagtgactataatgcaaatgggatatgctttgtgcaaaaggtctcttataaggtatcattacaaagctcataatctactgagtgtgatcatcctatttgtagaaatgtaccactcttgtatctaaaactagaaatataaaatgtaactctgagggcctattgtaattatgtaaagtgtgggccattaatgatggtttggaatcttgatgactcccattgtctgcagatggctgtttacctgtgagtctccctgtatatgtgtgtgctggcaagtgagtaatgaagtcttgcagtgacatgtgatcatgtcacctgaactggaatccatctttaacctggtgcttttccagtgaggggagggggtggaaacccagagagacaaagggttcccgccttatgcaaaagatatataaaggggtggaagagaacagagagggagaggagccatcatggagaatcccctagataacacctaagctggaacaaaagctgtaccaggggaaagaattgtgcccaggcctggaaggtgtccagtctgagaaaaacttactgaagcatctctgagggtgagattatctgtatttagtttgattaggcatagatttgcgcattttattttattttgcttgtgacttactttgttctgtctgttactactttgaaccacttaaatcctactgtctgtatttaataaaatcactttttatttagtaatttactcagagtatgtattaatacctgggggagcaaacaactgtgcatatctctctatcagtgttctagagggcgaacaatttatgagtttgccctgcataaactttatgcagggtaaaacggatttatctgggtttagaccccattgggagttgggcatctgagtgctaaagacaagcacactcctgtgagctggttttcaggtaaacttgcagctttgggacaagtgattcagaccctgagtctttgttagagcagactggagtgtctggctcagcaagacagggtgctggaatcctgagctggcagggaaaacagaagcaggggtagtctttgcacattgggtggcagctcccaagggggtttctgtgatccaacccgtcacaccttgAATCTGCATGGAGAAGCAATGGATAGTAATGAATGAGTTACCAGGAACAGCGGCAGGAACAGTGCGATGGAGGGCAGTGACTGTTGCCATGGCTACCTCCTGAGGGGTGTACTTCTTGGGGCAGGAATGCCCAGCAGTCACCATATTGGGTTTCAGCAGTGTTCCCTCCAGGTAGACATGATGATCATTCAGGGCCTTGTAGACAGCAGCCAGGACCTGGGAAACAATGAGAACAGGAGGATCATTCAATGCTTATTCATGTTCGCTCAATGCTGGACTTCACTCCCATACTGATTCACCAGAGGGACCCAGGTCTCCAAATCTGCTGTAGAGGGACAACCTATTTCTGGGGTGAGAGCGGAATTGACTGTCCACGTTTTATCCAGGCTGGGCTTCAGCCCCCCTTCCATCACTTTACCAAGAAGCCCACCAAACCTGCTATGGAGAAGTATTTGTCCCCGGGGATGATAAAGGAATTCATTCTCCATAGTAATGGAATTCTTAGCTTTAGCCCCTCAAACCTACCTTACTCTGGAATGGGAAAGTTACAAAATATGGAATGGCAGTGGAAACCTGGATGATACCTCTTCTCCTAGAAGGGTGAGCCCTTCTCAGCAGGGAAACAGGGTGGCCTCGTGGCTAGGAcactattcccacctctgccacttactgtgtgaccttggacaactcACTTAACCTTTCAgtgcctccttcccttccccaccccaccatccatctgtaaaatggggataagaaagTGCTTCGAGACTTATGGATGCaaagctctgtttaagagctaagtattattattattatgctgaTTGATGAAAATGGGACATGTCTGGTAGGTAAGAATCTTACCTTCTCTGTAACATACTGACAGCGCTGGAGGTCATGGTCTCCATCGGGTAGGATCTCCGGTTCTACAATGGGCACCAACCCATGCTAAGAATGGAAAAACAGAAGTCAGTGAAGGTCTGGACAAGAGACTGCCCTAGCAGGGATAACCTGAGAAAAGGGTAGTAAAGCAAGGAGAACTACCAGAAAAGAGAAGATACCAACAGACTCTCTCAGCATGACGGACAAAGAGGCCTCCTCTCAAACACATGGGAACTATTTCAAAAGAGAGTAGGAAAGGGCACAACTTATTCCCACAGCACAGGAAGGGAGGGAactatttcacacacacattGAGAGTTTATACCTGCTGGCAGATGCTGGCATAGCGTGCCAGCGTGTTGGCATTCTCCTGGATGGCTAGAGTGGAGGGAGTTGTGTCTGTGATCTTCAGCACAGCACGCCACTTGCCAAAATCAGCGCCATCCTTCTTATACTGGGCGCAGCGCTCAGCGAGCCCATCCAGCCCTGCAGGTATTAAAGGGAAAGGAAGGTGCCTTATTTAGCGCCCCCAGATTTATGTGATTGGGGCTGAACTTTGTGTCCTCTACGCAACCCTGTGGAGGTGGGGATGCAGGGCCAATGCAGGTGGCCTGTAGCTCCTACCTTCTCCTGGAGACTGCTATCCTGT
Encoded here:
- the ALDOB gene encoding fructose-bisphosphate aldolase B, which codes for MTHQFPALTPEQKKALSGIAQRIVAPGKGILAADESVGTMGSRLQRIKVENTEENRRAFREILFSSDASINQSIGGVIFFHETLYQKDSSGKPFPDVIKDKGIVVGIKLDKGTAPLAGTNGETTIQGLDGLAERCAQYKKDGADFGKWRAVLKITDTTPSTLAIQENANTLARYASICQQHGLVPIVEPEILPDGDHDLQRCQYVTEKVLAAVYKALNDHHVYLEGTLLKPNMVTAGHSCPKKYTPQEVAMATVTALHRTVPAAVPGICFLSGGQSEEEASLNLSAINQCPLPKPWKLTFSYGRALQASALAAWSGKPENKKATQEAFCKRAQINGLASKGQYIVSGKSDAAAKQSLFTASYTY